DNA sequence from the Cellulophaga sp. HaHaR_3_176 genome:
TATATTAAAAGATGAGTATGGTATCGAGCCTGCTGCTGCTGCTGTTGCAGTTGCTGCTGGAGGTGCTGCAGGTGGTGAAGCTGCTGAAGAGAAAACAGAATTTGATGTTATCTTAAAAGCTGCTGGAGCATCTAAATTAGCAGTTGTAAAATTAGTTAAAGAATTAACTGGTTTAGGTTTAAAAGAAGCTAAAGATATCGTTGATAGCGCACCAAAAGCTATCAAGGAAGGTATTACTAAAGATGAAGCAGAAGGAATTGTTAAGTCATTAGAAGAAGCTGGAGCAGAA
Encoded proteins:
- the rplL gene encoding 50S ribosomal protein L7/L12; protein product: MADLKDFAEQLVNLTVKEVNELATILKDEYGIEPAAAAVAVAAGGAAGGEAAEEKTEFDVILKAAGASKLAVVKLVKELTGLGLKEAKDIVDSAPKAIKEGITKDEAEGIVKSLEEAGAEVELK